In one Nicotiana sylvestris chromosome 8, ASM39365v2, whole genome shotgun sequence genomic region, the following are encoded:
- the LOC138876432 gene encoding uncharacterized protein, whose translation MGIGIAMADLEIFKLMVLDEDASYSMVISTIAEQLMIDTSEKIVEIKYIVNEKSPQWRLGTIWGFVCSSGTIKLLDMPASPVIEEYQSEIITEGTQSVIEEGQVYQDKQTIATAMKHYSIMHKYQFRVKRSSHRSYWLICVGENCNWHFKETSINDFAMFKVRSFNRQHTCTLMDNTFIQRKRTAVVVGSMIIPKYCDPKTVYTPTDIQTDMLSQHGVNLSYMQAWRAKEKTLQFLRGHPADSYSKLPKYFYILEKMYPGSVVKLKKTADECFLYAFVALCTSIRGWEYCRPVVVVDGTFLKSTYRGIMLTTSTMDVAGTILPLAYAVVDSENDASWKWFFEQFKQAYGERTSMCVVSDRNESILKATSIVYPGVPHYSCMWHIWANIKAKFKKCHLQLNELWSRVHATVNRIWTMISNIAEPLNVVTKDARELPIFDLLEYMRTLLERWTNEKLLKAKGTFTFLGSKFNKELENNRTLSQKLRVGVSTDHIHTVIDGVKGYVVCLESKKCSCGQFQLDELPCTHDLAALRHKNETYENYCSTYYTKESLLRTYEISVNPLPDESKWNVPQHISDEVVNPPTEVKKQS comes from the exons atgggaattgggatagctATGGCAGATTTAGAAATTTTCAAGTTGATGGTGCTCGATGAGGATGCAAGTTACAGTATGGTGATTTCTACAATTGCAGAGCAATTAATGATTGATACTTCGgaaaaaattgtagaaatcaaatacattgtgaaTGAGAAGTCTCCTCAATGGAGATTAGGAACGATATGGGGGTTCGTGT GTTCGTCTGGGACaataaagttacttgatatgccggCCTCTCCCGTCATAGaggaatatcaaagtgaaataataactgaagGTACACAAAGTGTTATCGAAGAAGGACAAGTGTATCAAGACAAGCAAACAATTGCAACTGCAATGAAGCACTATTCTATCATGCACAAGTACCAATTCAGGGTTAAAAGATCTAGTCACAGAAG CTACTGGCTTATATGTGTTGGAGAAAACTGTAATTGGCACTTCAAGGAAACATCAATTAATGATTTTGCAATGTTCAAGGTCAGGAGTTTCAACCGACAACACACATGCACCTTAATGGACAATACATTCATACAGCGCAAACGTACTGCAGTTGTAGTTGGTAGCATGATCATTCCAAAGTATTGTGATCCTAAGACAGTTTACACACCAACGGACATACAAACTGACATGTTGTCCCAACACGGAGTAAAcctaagctacatgcaagcatggagagcaaaggaaaagactttacagtttttgagaggtCATCCGGCTGACTCCTATAgcaaattaccaaaatatttttatattcttgagaaGATGTATCCTGGTTCAGTTGTTAAATTGAAGAAGACAGCAGATGAATGTTTCTTATatgcatttgttgctctttgtacaTCAATACGTGGTTGGGAATATTGTAGACCAGTAGTAGTGGTTGATGGGACATTCTTAAAGTCAACCTACAGGGGGATTATGCTAACAACAAGCACAATGGATGTAGCAG GTACAATATTGCCTTTGGCATATGCTGTGGTTGATTCGGAAAACGACGCATCGTGGAAGTGGTTTTTTGAGCAATTCAAGCAAGCATATGGTGAAAGAACTTCAATGTGTGTTGTTTCAGATAGGAATGAGAGTATCTTGAAGGCAACATCAATTGTCTATCCGGGCGTGCCACACTActcttgcatgtggcatatttGGGCAAATATAAAGGCAAAGTTCAAGAAGTGTCATCTACAATTAAATGAATT ATGGTCAAGAGTACATGCAACAGTGAATAGAATTTGGACTATGATATCAAACATTGCAGAGCCGTTGAATGTTGTAACAAAAGATGCAAGAGAGTTGCCAATATTTGACCTATTAGAGTATATGAGGACACTTCTTGAACGTTGGACGAACGagaagttattaaaggcaaaggGTACTTTTACATTCCTTGGGTCCAAATTCAACAAAGAATTGGAGAATAATAGAACATTATCTCAGAAACTTAGG GTGGGTGTTTCAACAGATCATATCCATACTGTGATAGATGGTGTGAAGGGGTACGTTGTGTGTCTTGAAAGCAAGAAATGTAGCTGTGGCCAGTTCCAACTTGATGAACTTCCATGTACGCATGATTTGGCAGCTTTAAGGCACAAGAATGAAACTTATGAAAACTATTGCTCTACGTATTACACAAAGGAGAGCCTACTGCGTACGTATGAAATATCAGTAAATCCCCTTCCTGATGAAAGCAAATGGAATGTGCCACAACATATATCTGATGAAGTAGTAAATCCACCTACGGAAGTGAAAAAGCAGTCATGA